In the genome of Zobellia nedashkovskayae, the window TAATCTAAACTGAAAAGGGTAAAGACTTAGGAAAACATCACCAGAAACATTCTTTTGCGTGTCTGTTAAGAAGGCTTCAATATTTCTCATTACAGCGTCTAGGTAGTTGCCTTCATGTAATAACATTCCATAGAAGTTACCTTGTTGTTCTTTTTGGAATTGTTGCCATTTGGTTAAGGTATGCTTTTCTAGTAAGTGGTGTGCTTTTATGATAATTAATGCAGCGGCAGCTTCAAAACCAACTCTACCTTTTGTACCAATAATGGTATCACCAACATGAATATCTCTACCAATAGCATATTTAGAAGCCATAGTTTCTAACTTTTCTATATTGGCAACAGGAGTATCTTTAATACCATCAATAGCAACCAATTCACCTTTTTCAAAGGTTAGCTTTACATCCGTAGGCTCTTTTTCTTGTAATTGACTTGGGTATGCACTGTCTGGCAGTGCATTTTGAGAAGTCAGTGTTTCTTCACCACCAACAGATGTTCCCCAAAGACCTCTGTTTATAGAATATTTGGCTTTTTCCCAAGGATAATCTACACCATTCTCTTTTAAGTAAGCAATTTCTGTTTCTCTAGATAATTTGTTGTCTCTAATAGGAGTAATGATTTC includes:
- the argG gene encoding argininosuccinate synthase, giving the protein MKKLVLAYSGGLDTSYCAKYLSQEQGFDVHAVSVNTGGFSKEEIASIKEKAIQLGASSYTSIDAVQIFYDKVVKYLIFGNVLKNNTYPLSVSAERIVQAIEIVTYAKKIGADYIAHGSTGAGNDQVRFDMIFQIIAPEIEIITPIRDNKLSRETEIAYLKENGVDYPWEKAKYSINRGLWGTSVGGEETLTSQNALPDSAYPSQLQEKEPTDVKLTFEKGELVAIDGIKDTPVANIEKLETMASKYAIGRDIHVGDTIIGTKGRVGFEAAAALIIIKAHHLLEKHTLTKWQQFQKEQQGNFYGMLLHEGNYLDAVMRNIEAFLTDTQKNVSGDVFLSLYPFQFRLNGISSKHDLMTDAFGSYGEVNKGWSADDAKGFIKILSNSGKIYNHVNQNND